The following proteins come from a genomic window of Micromonospora zamorensis:
- a CDS encoding sigma 54-interacting transcriptional regulator → MGRVTAPTPVIPVPPADLPGTLGALRAAGHQYRTVKQELRDNLLARMRSGEARFPGIVGYDDSVLPEVERALLAGHDMVLLGERGQGKTRLIRALGALLDEWTPVIPGSVLNEHPMHPLTPASRAQVAEAGDDQPVGWLHRSMRYGEKLATPDTSVGDLIGDVDPIRIAQGRTLGDPETIHFGLVPRTNRGIFAVNELPDLAERIQVALLNVLEERDIQVRGYQLRLPLDLLLVASANPEDYTNRGRIITPLKDRFGAEIRTHYPVDLDLELDLIRQEADLVAAVPEHVLEVLARFARAVRESPSVDPRSGVSARFAIAAAETVAGAALRRAGLLAATTTPDGRPEAAVARVGDAVSVTSTLRGKVEFESGEEGREIEILAHLLRTATAETFRAHLAGLDLSGFTALVEDGAAIETGELVSASELLRQVGTVPGLAKVLDRLGLGDAPTPEEAAGAVEFVLEGLHLTRRLGKDVTDSGRTVYGGRG, encoded by the coding sequence GTGGGTCGGGTGACTGCGCCTACCCCGGTAATCCCGGTTCCACCGGCCGACCTGCCCGGCACGCTCGGCGCGCTTCGGGCGGCCGGTCACCAGTACCGCACCGTCAAGCAGGAACTCCGCGACAACCTCCTCGCCCGGATGCGCTCCGGCGAGGCCCGTTTCCCCGGCATCGTCGGCTACGACGACAGCGTGCTGCCCGAGGTTGAGCGGGCGCTGCTCGCCGGGCACGACATGGTGCTGCTCGGTGAGCGCGGCCAGGGCAAGACCCGACTGATCCGCGCACTCGGCGCGCTGCTCGACGAGTGGACCCCGGTCATCCCCGGCTCGGTGCTCAACGAGCACCCCATGCACCCGCTCACCCCGGCTTCCCGTGCCCAGGTCGCCGAGGCCGGTGACGACCAGCCGGTCGGCTGGCTGCACCGCTCGATGCGCTACGGCGAGAAGCTCGCCACCCCGGACACCAGCGTCGGCGACCTGATCGGTGACGTGGACCCGATCCGGATCGCCCAGGGCCGCACCCTCGGCGACCCGGAGACCATCCACTTCGGGTTGGTGCCGCGCACCAACCGCGGCATCTTCGCCGTCAACGAGCTGCCCGACCTGGCCGAGCGGATCCAGGTGGCGCTGCTCAACGTGCTGGAGGAGCGGGACATCCAGGTCCGCGGCTACCAGCTGCGGCTTCCGCTGGACCTGCTCCTGGTCGCCAGCGCCAACCCGGAGGACTACACCAACCGGGGCCGGATCATCACGCCGCTCAAGGACCGGTTCGGCGCGGAGATCCGCACCCACTACCCGGTCGACCTGGACTTGGAGCTGGACCTCATCCGGCAGGAGGCCGACCTGGTCGCCGCCGTGCCGGAGCACGTCCTGGAGGTGCTGGCCCGCTTCGCCCGCGCGGTGCGGGAGTCGCCGTCGGTGGACCCGCGCTCCGGGGTCTCCGCCCGGTTCGCCATCGCCGCCGCCGAGACGGTCGCCGGCGCCGCGCTGCGCCGCGCCGGTCTGCTCGCCGCCACCACCACCCCGGACGGGCGGCCCGAGGCGGCGGTGGCCCGGGTCGGCGACGCCGTGTCGGTGACCAGCACCCTGCGCGGCAAGGTCGAGTTCGAGAGCGGCGAGGAGGGGCGGGAGATCGAGATCCTCGCCCACCTGCTGCGGACCGCGACCGCCGAGACGTTCCGGGCGCACCTGGCCGGGTTGGACCTGTCCGGCTTCACGGCGCTCGTCGAGGACGGCGCGGCGATCGAGACCGGAGAGCTGGTCAGTGCCTCCGAGCTGCTGCGCCAGGTCGGCACCGTGCCCGGCCTGGCGAAGGTCCTCGACCGGCTCGGCCTGGGCGACGCGCCCACCCCGGAGGAAGCGGCGGGTGCCGTCGAGTTCGTGCTGGAAGGGCTACACCTGACCCGCCGGCTCGGCAAGGACGTCACCGACTCCGGGCGCACCGTCTACGGCGGCCGGGGCTGA
- a CDS encoding GlxA family transcriptional regulator, with translation MRNNRAMTVRPHRIAVLALDHVVGLDLGTPAQVFSTARAADQTPFYDVRVCTPGGRPVRSTAGFQVVPDHGLELLDTADTVIVPGIHDGTALISGTVEPEVAEALRGAHERGVRIMSICTGAFVLAAAGLLDGRRATTHWAYAERFRSLHGRVDLDPGVLFIADDQVLTSAGVAAGIDLCLHVIRLDHGSEVANRAARRCVMPPWRDGGQAQYIERPVPKATDTSTASAREWARQRLHEPIALRDLAEQARMSVRTFTRRFRSETGLSPAQWLLQQRTDHARLLLETTDLTVDQIAHRSGFGTTAALRQQLHQRIGVAPSTYRRTFHPRSELIGG, from the coding sequence ATGCGCAATAATCGGGCCATGACCGTTCGCCCGCACCGGATCGCCGTACTCGCCCTGGACCACGTGGTCGGCCTGGACCTCGGCACCCCCGCGCAGGTCTTCAGCACCGCCCGGGCCGCCGACCAGACGCCCTTTTACGACGTGCGGGTGTGCACCCCGGGCGGGCGACCGGTGCGCAGCACCGCCGGCTTCCAGGTGGTCCCCGACCATGGTCTGGAACTGCTCGACACCGCCGACACGGTGATCGTCCCGGGCATCCACGACGGCACCGCGTTGATCTCGGGCACCGTCGAGCCGGAGGTCGCCGAGGCGCTGCGTGGGGCACACGAGCGGGGTGTCCGGATCATGTCGATCTGCACGGGAGCGTTCGTGCTGGCCGCCGCCGGGCTGCTCGACGGGCGTCGGGCAACGACCCACTGGGCGTACGCCGAGCGGTTCCGCAGCCTGCACGGCCGGGTGGACCTCGACCCGGGCGTGCTCTTCATCGCCGACGATCAGGTGCTCACCTCGGCCGGGGTCGCCGCCGGCATCGACCTCTGCCTGCACGTCATCCGCCTCGACCACGGCAGCGAGGTGGCCAACCGGGCCGCGCGGCGCTGCGTGATGCCGCCGTGGCGCGACGGTGGCCAGGCGCAGTACATCGAGCGGCCGGTGCCGAAGGCCACCGACACCAGCACCGCGAGCGCGCGGGAGTGGGCGCGGCAGCGGCTGCACGAGCCGATCGCGCTGCGCGACCTGGCCGAGCAGGCGCGGATGAGCGTGCGCACCTTCACCCGGCGCTTCCGGTCCGAGACCGGCCTGAGCCCGGCCCAGTGGTTGCTGCAACAGCGCACCGACCACGCGCGACTGCTGCTGGAGACGACCGACCTCACCGTCGACCAGATCGCCCACCGCTCGGGTTTCGGCACCACCGCCGCCCTGCGCCAGCAGCTCCACCAACGCATCGGCGTAGCGCCCTCGACCTACCGCCGCACCTTCCACCCGCGAAGCGAGCTGATCGGCGGCTGA
- a CDS encoding MFS transporter, translating into MAFRPLVVPYGPAQTGAVFKNRRLHPAWLVAAVAFVALVGAAGFRATPSVLLHPLHEEFGWPLATISAAVSVNLLLYGLTAPFAAALMDRFGIRRVVSVALLLVAAGSGLTVFMSASWQLLLCWGVLVGLGTGSMALAFVATITGRWFVRRRGLVTGVLTAGGAAGQLVFLPLIAILVRDHGWRTAALVVAGAALAVVPLVVWFLREHPADLGLPAYGADEVVAAPPATGGAAARALGALATAARTRPFWLLAGGFAICGATTNGLVGTHFVPAAHDHGMAQTTAAGLLALVGLFDIVGTIASGWLTDRVDSRLLLGMYYALRGASLLVLPSLFSGTAEPSMLVFIVFYGLDWVATVPPTVALCREYFGGAGAVVFGWVFAAHQLGAAVAATGAGLVRDRLGDYAMAWYVAGALSIGAAGLSLLLRRRPGRPVPEAVLAAATAPKAWSFRG; encoded by the coding sequence ATGGCTTTCCGGCCACTCGTCGTGCCGTACGGCCCCGCCCAGACTGGTGCCGTGTTCAAGAACCGCCGTCTGCATCCCGCCTGGCTGGTCGCCGCCGTCGCCTTCGTGGCGCTGGTCGGTGCTGCCGGCTTCCGCGCCACCCCGTCGGTGCTGCTGCACCCGCTGCACGAGGAGTTCGGCTGGCCACTGGCCACGATCTCCGCAGCCGTCTCGGTCAACCTGCTGCTCTACGGGCTGACCGCGCCGTTCGCCGCCGCCCTGATGGACCGGTTCGGCATCCGCCGGGTGGTCTCGGTGGCGCTACTGCTGGTCGCCGCGGGCAGCGGGCTGACTGTCTTCATGAGCGCCAGCTGGCAGCTCCTGCTCTGCTGGGGTGTGCTGGTCGGCCTGGGCACCGGGTCGATGGCGCTGGCGTTCGTGGCCACCATCACCGGGCGCTGGTTCGTCCGGCGAAGGGGCCTGGTCACCGGGGTGCTGACCGCCGGCGGGGCCGCCGGACAACTGGTGTTCCTGCCACTGATCGCCATCCTGGTGCGCGACCACGGCTGGCGTACGGCGGCACTCGTCGTGGCCGGAGCCGCGCTGGCGGTCGTACCCCTGGTGGTGTGGTTCCTGCGCGAGCACCCGGCGGATCTCGGTCTGCCCGCCTACGGGGCGGACGAGGTCGTCGCGGCGCCCCCGGCGACCGGCGGCGCGGCGGCCCGGGCGCTGGGCGCGCTGGCGACCGCGGCCCGGACCCGCCCGTTCTGGCTGCTGGCCGGGGGGTTCGCGATCTGCGGCGCGACGACCAACGGCCTGGTCGGCACCCACTTCGTGCCGGCGGCGCACGACCACGGCATGGCCCAGACCACGGCGGCCGGGCTGCTCGCCCTGGTTGGGCTCTTCGACATCGTCGGCACTATCGCCTCCGGCTGGCTCACCGACCGGGTGGACAGTCGGTTGCTGCTCGGCATGTACTACGCGCTGCGTGGGGCGTCCCTGCTGGTGCTGCCGAGCCTGTTCTCCGGCACCGCCGAGCCGAGCATGCTGGTGTTCATCGTCTTCTACGGCCTGGACTGGGTGGCCACCGTGCCGCCGACCGTGGCGTTGTGCCGGGAGTATTTCGGTGGCGCCGGAGCGGTGGTGTTCGGCTGGGTGTTCGCCGCGCACCAACTCGGCGCGGCGGTCGCGGCGACCGGTGCGGGGCTGGTCCGCGACCGGCTCGGCGACTACGCGATGGCCTGGTACGTGGCGGGCGCGCTGTCGATCGGCGCGGCCGGACTGTCGTTGCTGCTGCGTCGGCGACCGGGCCGGCCGGTGCCGGAGGCCGTGCTGGCCGCCGCGACCGCCCCGAAGGCGTGGAGCTTCCGAGGCTGA
- a CDS encoding TIR-like protein FxsC, with protein MLYFFLSYARGDEDALVQRLYEDLSAEVRLIAGLPRDERVGFVDRTILLGERWPQRLVEALSTCRSFLALMTPRYFQSEPCGQEWRIFADRTARYDQQNGVDSSLLKPLMWIPARPGRIHPVASPLQYSSHSLGDLYQRLGVRQLMRLQRHSDDYRTFLFELANQIVSSVEEHPLPEGQRTIDLRATPSAFHQAPGQLAADVDQFAPMLVHFIVAASHRDEMSTVRQHVTTYGNRALDWAPYGPPLPDPVVDYAREIAADHSYRSTVVDLTELARRAEQAARYNQIMVLIVDAWLTRLPEQRQSLAAHATAALRDGGTTAVLIPSSRDDTETREHWQSLSRACREIFDDLASDDELYRSNILTHRAFQEELPEVLEVARNRVFSRGAVHRPPSLTTDTRPPRIDGPWGAESDDTTPEDGRDNER; from the coding sequence GTGCTGTACTTCTTCCTCAGTTACGCGAGGGGCGACGAGGACGCACTGGTCCAACGTCTTTACGAGGATCTCAGCGCAGAGGTACGGCTGATCGCGGGTCTGCCCCGCGACGAGCGGGTGGGTTTCGTCGATCGCACCATCCTGCTGGGCGAGCGGTGGCCGCAGCGGCTGGTCGAGGCGCTGAGCACGTGCCGATCCTTTCTCGCTCTGATGACGCCGAGATATTTCCAGAGCGAGCCCTGCGGCCAGGAATGGCGGATCTTCGCCGACCGCACTGCCCGCTACGACCAGCAGAACGGGGTGGACAGCTCGCTCCTCAAACCGCTGATGTGGATCCCGGCCCGACCCGGCCGCATCCATCCGGTCGCCTCCCCGCTGCAATATTCCTCCCACAGCCTGGGCGACCTCTATCAGCGGCTGGGGGTCCGGCAGCTGATGCGACTGCAACGGCACAGCGACGACTACCGCACGTTCCTCTTCGAACTGGCCAATCAGATCGTGTCCAGTGTGGAGGAGCATCCGCTGCCGGAGGGCCAGCGCACTATCGACCTGCGCGCCACGCCCAGCGCCTTCCACCAGGCGCCCGGGCAGCTCGCGGCGGACGTCGACCAGTTCGCACCGATGCTGGTCCACTTCATCGTCGCGGCGTCGCACCGGGACGAGATGAGCACGGTACGCCAACACGTGACCACGTACGGCAACCGCGCGTTGGACTGGGCACCGTACGGGCCGCCGCTGCCCGACCCGGTCGTCGACTACGCCCGTGAGATCGCGGCCGACCACAGCTACCGGTCAACGGTGGTGGACCTGACGGAACTGGCCCGGCGCGCCGAGCAGGCCGCCCGCTACAACCAGATCATGGTGCTGATCGTCGACGCCTGGCTGACTCGCCTGCCCGAGCAACGACAGTCGCTGGCCGCCCACGCCACTGCCGCCCTGCGCGACGGTGGCACCACGGCGGTGCTGATCCCGAGCAGCCGCGACGACACGGAGACCCGGGAGCACTGGCAGTCACTGTCGCGCGCGTGTCGGGAGATCTTCGACGACCTGGCCTCGGACGACGAGCTCTACCGGTCCAACATCCTCACCCACCGCGCCTTCCAGGAGGAGCTGCCGGAGGTCCTGGAGGTCGCTCGTAACCGGGTGTTCAGCCGAGGAGCGGTGCACCGGCCCCCCAGCCTCACCACGGACACCCGACCACCACGCATCGACGGGCCCTGGGGCGCGGAGAGCGACGACACCACACCGGAGGACGGCCGTGACAACGAGCGCTGA
- a CDS encoding vWA domain-containing protein: MAGNRFRYGQWNGGPDPLAPPYDVREAVDAVGAEVLAGGSLREALRDLLRRGPQGRGGLDDLAARARRLRREALRRGDLDGAVTRAQALLDQALAAERDELRGRDDDAARFAESVLDNLPRSTARAVEELSGYQWASDDARRSYQQILDQLRDDVLGQRFAGLRDAVRASADPAAQQRLAEMMGDLNDLLARHGRAEDTTDAFAEFMRRHGDFFPEKPETVDELIDVLARRSAAGERLMNSLSDRQRAELAGLMQQSLGDRLSGELSALDANLRALRPDLRWGRGERVRGDQPLDYADAAGALGEIGDLDDLLDQLDQEHPGATLDDVDVDAVARTLGRDAADDVRRLRDLERELRRQGWVSRDAEGLTLSPKALRRLGGTALRRVFSDLTAGPRGQHDLRSAGAAGEVSGASRPWEYGDEQPLDVVRTLTRAVSRAGPTVPVQLAVDDFEVVETEKRASAAVVLCVDLSYSMISQGRWGPMKQTALALAHLMETRFPQDALQIVGFGREATTLTQQELAAVEPDGEQGTNLQHALRLAGRHLRRHPDAEPVVLVVTDGEPTAHLDPDDGEALFHWPPLPETIEATVREVDRLSRYGATLNLFMLGDDPGLRRFVDAVARRSRGRMFTPDTDDLGEYVVSDYLRSRQSRR; encoded by the coding sequence GTGGCCGGCAACCGGTTCCGGTACGGGCAGTGGAACGGCGGGCCCGACCCGCTCGCACCCCCGTACGACGTGCGTGAGGCGGTGGACGCGGTCGGCGCCGAGGTGCTGGCCGGCGGAAGCCTGCGGGAGGCGCTGCGCGACCTGCTGCGCCGTGGCCCCCAGGGGCGGGGTGGGCTGGACGACCTGGCTGCCCGGGCTCGGCGGCTGCGCCGGGAGGCGCTGCGTCGCGGTGACCTGGACGGCGCGGTGACCAGGGCCCAGGCTCTGCTCGACCAGGCTCTCGCCGCCGAGCGGGACGAGTTGCGCGGGCGCGACGACGACGCCGCGCGGTTCGCCGAGTCGGTGCTGGACAACCTGCCCCGTTCCACCGCCCGAGCGGTGGAGGAGCTGTCCGGCTACCAGTGGGCCAGCGACGACGCCCGCCGCTCGTACCAGCAGATCCTCGACCAACTTCGCGACGACGTGCTCGGTCAGCGGTTCGCCGGGCTGCGCGACGCCGTGCGCGCGTCCGCCGACCCGGCCGCCCAGCAGCGGCTCGCCGAGATGATGGGCGACCTGAACGACCTGCTTGCCCGGCACGGTCGCGCGGAGGACACCACCGACGCGTTCGCCGAGTTCATGCGCAGACACGGCGACTTCTTCCCGGAGAAGCCGGAGACGGTCGACGAGCTGATCGACGTGCTGGCCCGCCGCTCGGCGGCCGGTGAGCGGCTGATGAACTCGCTCTCCGACCGGCAGCGCGCCGAGCTGGCCGGTCTGATGCAGCAGTCGCTCGGCGACCGCCTCTCCGGGGAGTTGTCAGCGCTCGACGCGAACCTGCGGGCACTGCGGCCCGACCTGCGCTGGGGACGTGGCGAACGGGTCCGAGGTGACCAGCCACTGGACTACGCCGACGCGGCCGGCGCGTTGGGTGAGATCGGTGACCTGGACGACCTGCTGGACCAGCTCGACCAGGAACACCCCGGGGCGACCCTGGACGACGTGGACGTCGACGCGGTGGCCCGGACGCTGGGACGGGACGCCGCCGACGACGTCCGCCGACTGCGCGATCTGGAGCGGGAGCTTCGCCGGCAGGGCTGGGTGAGCCGGGACGCCGAAGGGCTCACGCTGAGCCCGAAGGCGCTGCGCCGGCTCGGCGGGACCGCGCTGCGACGGGTCTTCTCCGACCTGACCGCCGGGCCGCGCGGCCAGCACGACCTGCGCTCGGCGGGGGCCGCCGGCGAGGTCAGCGGTGCGTCACGACCCTGGGAGTACGGCGACGAGCAGCCGTTGGACGTGGTCCGGACGTTGACCCGGGCGGTCAGCCGGGCGGGGCCGACGGTCCCGGTGCAGCTCGCGGTGGACGACTTCGAGGTGGTGGAGACCGAGAAGCGGGCCTCGGCGGCGGTGGTGCTCTGCGTCGACCTGTCGTACTCGATGATCTCTCAGGGTCGTTGGGGGCCGATGAAGCAGACGGCGCTGGCGCTGGCGCACCTCATGGAGACGCGTTTCCCGCAGGACGCCCTGCAGATCGTGGGCTTCGGCCGGGAGGCGACGACGCTCACCCAGCAGGAGCTGGCCGCCGTCGAGCCGGACGGGGAACAGGGCACCAACCTCCAGCACGCGCTGCGGTTGGCTGGTCGGCACCTGCGCCGACACCCGGACGCCGAGCCGGTGGTCCTGGTCGTCACCGACGGCGAGCCGACCGCCCACCTCGACCCGGACGACGGGGAGGCGCTGTTCCACTGGCCGCCGCTGCCGGAGACGATCGAGGCGACGGTTCGCGAGGTGGACCGGCTGAGCCGCTACGGCGCCACGCTCAACCTGTTCATGCTCGGCGACGACCCGGGCCTGCGGCGTTTCGTGGACGCGGTGGCCCGCCGCAGTCGAGGCCGGATGTTCACGCCGGACACCGACGACCTCGGCGAGTACGTGGTCTCCGACTACCTTCGCTCCCGCCAATCCCGCCGCTAA